A single region of the Candidatus Sungiibacteriota bacterium genome encodes:
- a CDS encoding peptidoglycan-binding protein — protein MKKYTHFLAAVLFFLVLLSPYFSLAQTSSVADLNALVKQLQQQIEFLQKQVISLQAQAETSKKEAATTKEELKTTKSDLVATKEEVKAIREELQFTKTLARGSSGDEVKKLQEFLAKDKEIYPDGLITGFFGSKTEAAVKKWQEKHNIESVGIVGPKTLAQINKLFETGAISPTAAPEVLPAVASSAATPAQPATPATPQGIAATTTVPATPATPAVPATTAVAAITPSAATTSAVSSAPTTPSYITTQIGISAYPTCGERVLSVPDKYLNINQALAAAKPGDTIRLGAQTFTETEPVKLKSGICLEGAGIDKTNIVVPSSWGIQINNASYVIVKNLTVKQSGHLKNTSPAGGGEGGGISVLYSNNVKLEWCRLTQNAEINGGGLAIAGSKNIDVSRCLIDNNYAKDFGGGVSSAWSTVTFNNVTVAHNRASYVGGSIDRTVGGIYVVGGDVTVNSSIVWGNSGHDLFSLPEYKTSSRMAVLYVLLGESFIGHSLLLQDPLFISTTTYKLTLYSPAINAGNPDSNYNDPDGTRNDLGIYYYPLAAVPVSAATTAATTAGTGTTGGGGTGTTQTTTTTTTTSSTATTTTSTTATSTTATTTTTTTVPLANTGACSLANTYYVNKTGVNDLNLLKSVCTSDDYKSLLNQACQQNSSFTGQEGVMTRDANGNLVSSTCGPFGCGTRKCSQLAAYDTNVTAGACYLTTGSLSFVYQDPDSGSGYARLNVIGSSDYNTVKSICANNRDYYDRLTTTICTDNPSASGMQEAVTVYDMKGSPVTSGCASSGSCATRSCPPPSTPGSQTPIGHWKFDGNGNNEVSGGPTAVTVGSAVFNSSGGKYGGYAYLPSTSDYVKIPYSSTFDFASAFTVEFWFRQRSNQSTTQDLVYKGTSPNNYNFRVLRRLWDQYNFGEIIAGYTSATTGYWTQTSNPNQLAHNVWHHVVFTKDSSHSVYYLDGSLIYSSPDSPQAKTPASDIIVGNPAIDTDIDNLKIYNRALSSSEASQNYAAATAGRKLSGLEEQLANIGVSLSKISEEIKKLLKR, from the coding sequence ATGAAAAAGTACACCCATTTTTTGGCGGCTGTTTTATTTTTCCTAGTGCTGTTATCGCCCTACTTTTCTTTGGCACAGACATCTTCCGTAGCCGATTTGAACGCCTTAGTGAAGCAGCTGCAGCAGCAAATAGAATTTCTCCAAAAGCAGGTTATTAGTTTGCAGGCCCAAGCGGAAACCTCCAAAAAAGAAGCCGCCACAACCAAGGAAGAACTTAAAACCACCAAGTCAGACTTGGTTGCTACCAAAGAAGAGGTAAAAGCCATTAGAGAGGAACTTCAGTTCACCAAAACACTGGCCCGCGGCTCTTCCGGAGACGAGGTTAAAAAACTCCAGGAGTTTCTCGCCAAAGACAAGGAAATTTACCCGGATGGTTTAATCACGGGCTTTTTTGGTTCCAAAACCGAAGCCGCCGTTAAAAAATGGCAGGAAAAACACAACATTGAATCAGTAGGAATTGTCGGCCCTAAAACACTTGCGCAGATAAATAAACTTTTTGAGACCGGGGCAATTTCTCCTACGGCCGCCCCCGAAGTTCTTCCGGCTGTTGCTTCCTCTGCCGCCACGCCTGCGCAACCAGCCACACCCGCAACGCCTCAAGGTATTGCTGCAACCACCACCGTTCCTGCAACCCCAGCTACCCCGGCTGTTCCGGCCACTACAGCTGTTGCCGCGATTACTCCTTCTGCCGCAACCACTTCGGCAGTTTCTTCGGCTCCAACCACCCCTTCCTATATTACAACTCAAATAGGAATCAGCGCTTACCCTACCTGCGGAGAGAGAGTGCTTAGCGTTCCGGATAAGTATTTAAATATTAATCAAGCTCTGGCTGCGGCCAAACCGGGCGATACCATACGTTTGGGTGCCCAGACTTTTACCGAAACAGAACCAGTCAAATTAAAAAGCGGGATTTGTCTTGAAGGCGCGGGTATTGATAAGACCAACATTGTAGTACCCAGCAGTTGGGGAATACAAATCAATAATGCTTCTTATGTTATTGTGAAGAATTTAACTGTAAAGCAAAGCGGACATCTGAAAAATACGAGTCCGGCAGGCGGAGGAGAGGGCGGTGGAATTTCAGTTCTTTACTCCAACAACGTTAAACTAGAGTGGTGCCGTCTTACCCAAAATGCGGAGATTAACGGCGGGGGGCTGGCTATTGCGGGGAGTAAGAACATTGATGTCTCACGATGTCTTATTGATAATAATTACGCCAAAGATTTCGGAGGCGGAGTATCTTCAGCCTGGTCCACTGTTACTTTTAATAATGTCACCGTTGCTCACAATCGCGCCTCTTACGTCGGCGGTAGTATTGATAGGACAGTGGGCGGTATTTATGTAGTTGGCGGGGATGTAACTGTTAACAGTTCTATTGTTTGGGGTAATTCCGGCCATGATCTATTTTCGCTTCCAGAGTATAAAACAAGCTCCAGAATGGCGGTACTCTACGTTCTTCTCGGCGAGTCCTTTATTGGTCATAGTCTCCTTTTGCAGGATCCTCTATTTATATCCACCACTACTTATAAGCTGACACTGTACTCCCCGGCCATAAATGCCGGCAACCCGGATTCAAACTATAACGATCCGGACGGAACAAGAAACGATTTGGGTATTTACTATTATCCCTTGGCTGCTGTTCCTGTTTCTGCTGCTACTACCGCCGCCACTACTGCCGGAACCGGAACCACTGGGGGGGGAGGAACTGGCACCACGCAGACGACCACCACCACAACCACTACTAGTTCTACGGCCACTACAACTACTTCTACAACAGCCACCTCAACCACGGCTACGACTACTACCACAACCACCGTACCTCTTGCTAATACGGGTGCCTGTAGTTTGGCCAACACCTATTATGTCAATAAAACCGGTGTCAACGATCTTAACCTGTTAAAATCTGTCTGCACCAGCGATGATTACAAATCGCTCCTAAACCAAGCTTGTCAGCAGAACTCTAGTTTTACTGGTCAGGAAGGGGTGATGACTCGCGACGCCAACGGCAATTTAGTTAGTTCAACTTGCGGGCCTTTTGGCTGCGGGACCAGAAAATGCTCACAGCTAGCGGCCTACGACACCAATGTCACTGCCGGCGCATGTTACTTAACCACCGGATCGTTAAGTTTTGTTTATCAGGATCCTGACTCCGGGTCAGGATATGCGAGGCTGAATGTTATTGGCAGCAGTGACTACAATACTGTCAAATCAATTTGCGCCAACAACCGGGATTATTATGATCGTCTAACCACCACTATCTGCACGGATAACCCCAGTGCCTCCGGCATGCAGGAGGCAGTAACTGTTTATGATATGAAGGGAAGTCCTGTTACATCCGGATGCGCCAGTTCGGGCAGCTGTGCAACTCGTTCTTGTCCTCCTCCGTCTACTCCCGGTTCTCAAACGCCGATTGGTCACTGGAAGTTTGACGGAAATGGCAATAACGAAGTTTCCGGGGGGCCAACGGCTGTTACCGTAGGAAGTGCCGTCTTTAATTCCAGCGGAGGCAAATACGGAGGGTATGCGTATCTTCCCTCCACCAGCGACTACGTAAAAATTCCTTATAGCAGCACTTTTGACTTTGCCAGTGCCTTCACGGTTGAATTCTGGTTTCGTCAACGCTCCAACCAAAGCACTACTCAAGATCTGGTTTATAAGGGAACTTCACCCAACAATTATAACTTCAGAGTTTTAAGACGGTTGTGGGATCAATATAACTTCGGAGAGATTATAGCAGGCTATACGAGCGCAACTACCGGCTATTGGACACAAACCAGCAATCCCAACCAACTGGCCCACAACGTTTGGCACCACGTGGTGTTTACCAAGGACTCCTCGCATAGCGTTTATTATCTGGACGGTTCGTTAATCTACTCCAGCCCTGATAGTCCGCAAGCCAAAACACCGGCAAGCGACATTATTGTTGGTAATCCGGCCATAGACACCGATATAGATAACCTTAAAATATATAACCGCGCTTTGAGTTCCAGCGAAGCATCGCAAAATTATGCGGCCGCCACGGCCGGCAGGAAATTAAGCGGCCTTGAAGAACAACTGGCCAATATTGGGGTGTCGCTTTCTAAGATCAGCGAAGAAATTAAAAAGTTACTAAAGAGATAG